In Sutterella faecalis, a genomic segment contains:
- the cysS gene encoding cysteine--tRNA ligase, translating into MLSIYSTYSREQRPFKSIEPGRVRMYVCGVTVYDYCHIGHGRTFVAFDVVRRWLEASGYEVTFVRNITDVDDKIIRRAAERGITTDALTAEFAKAMQEDMIALGCLAPTFEPRATEYIPQMLGLIEKLEEKGYAYHAADGDVDYSVRGFKNYGRLSGKSIDDLQSGARVQVAEGKRDPLDFVLWKSAKPGEPQWTSKWGCGRPGWHIECSAMAMNLLGETIDIHGGGPDLIFPHHENEIAQSEAATGKTFANYWMHSGPLRVRSADGTEEKMSKSLGNFWTIRDALKETNEAYGDGFGAEVLRFFLLRSQYRSPITFSSGLIEEAHKGLVRLYTALKGRKGDGQPLDWEEPYAARFREAMDDDFNTAQAVAVLFELATEINRTGSEELVRQLLGLGHILNILTNDPEKFLQGGIQDAGEEARIEALIAERAAAKKAKNFARADEIRKGLLAEGVELQDGPGGTTWRRI; encoded by the coding sequence ATGCTTTCGATTTATTCGACCTATTCGCGCGAACAGCGCCCCTTCAAATCGATTGAACCCGGCCGCGTGCGCATGTACGTCTGCGGCGTCACCGTCTACGACTACTGCCATATCGGCCACGGACGCACGTTCGTCGCCTTCGATGTGGTGCGCCGCTGGCTTGAGGCCTCGGGGTACGAAGTGACCTTCGTGCGCAACATCACCGATGTGGACGACAAAATCATCCGCCGCGCGGCGGAACGCGGCATCACGACCGACGCCCTCACGGCCGAATTCGCAAAGGCCATGCAGGAAGACATGATTGCGCTCGGGTGCCTTGCTCCGACATTTGAGCCCCGCGCAACCGAATACATTCCGCAGATGCTCGGCCTCATCGAAAAGCTCGAGGAAAAGGGCTACGCCTATCACGCGGCCGACGGCGACGTCGACTATTCCGTGAGGGGCTTCAAGAATTACGGCCGCCTCTCGGGCAAGTCGATCGACGATCTTCAGTCGGGCGCCCGCGTGCAGGTTGCTGAAGGCAAGCGCGATCCCCTCGACTTCGTTCTCTGGAAGAGCGCGAAGCCGGGCGAGCCGCAGTGGACCTCGAAGTGGGGCTGCGGCCGTCCGGGCTGGCACATCGAGTGCTCGGCGATGGCGATGAACCTTCTCGGCGAAACGATTGACATTCATGGCGGCGGCCCGGACCTCATCTTCCCGCACCATGAAAATGAAATAGCGCAGAGCGAGGCGGCAACCGGCAAAACATTCGCCAACTACTGGATGCATTCGGGGCCGCTGCGCGTTCGGTCGGCCGACGGCACGGAAGAGAAGATGAGCAAGTCGCTCGGCAACTTCTGGACCATCCGCGATGCGCTCAAGGAAACGAACGAAGCCTACGGCGACGGCTTCGGCGCCGAGGTGCTCCGCTTCTTCCTCCTGAGAAGCCAGTACAGAAGCCCCATCACCTTCTCCTCGGGCCTCATCGAGGAAGCCCATAAGGGACTGGTTCGCCTTTATACGGCCCTCAAGGGCCGGAAGGGCGACGGGCAGCCTCTTGACTGGGAAGAGCCCTATGCGGCGCGCTTCCGCGAGGCGATGGACGACGACTTCAACACGGCGCAGGCGGTTGCCGTGCTCTTTGAACTCGCGACGGAAATCAACCGTACGGGTTCCGAAGAACTCGTTCGCCAGCTCCTCGGTCTCGGCCATATTCTCAACATCCTCACGAACGATCCGGAGAAGTTCCTCCAGGGCGGGATCCAGGATGCGGGCGAAGAAGCCCGGATTGAGGCCTTGATTGCCGAGCGCGCCGCCGCGAAGAAGGCAAAGAACTTCGCGCGCGCCGACGAGATCAGAAAGGGCCTTCTCGCCGAAGGCGTGGAGCTTCAGGACGGTCCCGGCGGCACAACGTGGCGCAGGATCTGA
- a CDS encoding porin yields MPSASAEDGVAVTGLVDLGLMVQHANGRTNTTMESGNNKTSTIDIRATETISDDLWVRAASYVSFMPDTGTLYEDGVLFDGAALTLGSKTFGEVALGRMGALKSTDGDMSQFALAEGYSPMGANLPHAGLAYIFTCDGILNNTVGYASPSFSGYRFFAQYSNGVTTETGVGADDDRLLTVSVLYNNHEKLRFGGIATYHTHGTLAEDHNATKDIMVSMNYDFDAFRLYLTYQHVFDGLGPNTMLRAGAFGFGASEKGFDTDAFMAGFMKDIAGGTLSAVFQASRSEYKGDANDGNLSTSGWRINPAAIYRYPVSRRTTLWTALSWTHGYGMYRRVKDHPVDNPNTTSWGAGVTHFF; encoded by the coding sequence ATCCCTTCTGCCTCCGCAGAGGACGGCGTAGCCGTCACGGGCCTCGTTGACCTCGGCCTCATGGTGCAGCACGCCAACGGCCGCACCAATACGACGATGGAGTCGGGAAACAACAAAACCTCGACCATCGACATCCGGGCGACGGAAACCATCAGCGACGACCTCTGGGTGCGCGCGGCATCCTACGTCTCCTTCATGCCCGATACCGGCACGCTTTATGAGGACGGCGTCCTCTTTGACGGCGCAGCGCTCACGCTCGGAAGCAAAACCTTCGGCGAAGTCGCTCTCGGCCGCATGGGGGCATTGAAGAGCACCGACGGCGACATGAGCCAGTTTGCGCTTGCCGAAGGCTACTCCCCGATGGGTGCGAACCTCCCTCACGCAGGTCTTGCATACATCTTTACCTGCGACGGGATCCTCAACAATACTGTCGGCTACGCGTCTCCATCCTTCTCCGGATACCGCTTCTTTGCGCAGTATTCGAACGGCGTCACAACCGAAACCGGCGTCGGCGCGGACGACGACAGGCTCCTCACGGTTTCCGTGCTCTACAACAACCATGAGAAGCTGCGCTTCGGCGGGATTGCCACCTACCACACCCACGGCACGCTTGCCGAGGACCACAACGCCACCAAGGACATCATGGTCTCGATGAACTACGACTTTGATGCCTTCCGACTCTACCTTACCTATCAGCATGTGTTCGACGGGCTCGGCCCCAACACGATGCTCCGCGCCGGCGCTTTCGGCTTCGGCGCATCCGAAAAAGGATTCGATACCGACGCCTTCATGGCGGGCTTCATGAAGGACATCGCCGGAGGGACGCTCTCCGCCGTCTTCCAGGCGAGCCGCTCGGAATACAAGGGCGACGCAAACGACGGGAATCTCTCGACCTCCGGCTGGCGCATCAATCCTGCCGCCATCTACCGCTATCCCGTGAGCCGCCGCACCACGCTCTGGACGGCGCTCTCCTGGACCCACGGCTACGGCATGTACCGGCGCGTGAAGGATCACCCGGTCGACAACCCCAACACGACGTCCTGGGGTGCCGGCGTCACGCACTTCTTCTGA
- a CDS encoding amino acid ABC transporter permease: MNDRIIGILEDSFTQLIIPGITATIPLTLISFAFGLAIALLLAIVRTKDVPVLSTFARLYVWIFRGTPLLVQLFVIFYGLPSIGITLEAFPSAIIAFSLNVGAYASEAIRGAIAAVPKGQFDAGASMGMNYLQIMRFIILPQAIRIAYPPLFNEFISLVKSTSLASSITVIEMFMSAQRIAARTYEPFWLYLEAAAIYLLFSTVLTRLQAIGEKRLNRYRH; the protein is encoded by the coding sequence ATGAACGACCGCATCATCGGAATCCTTGAGGATTCATTCACGCAGCTCATCATTCCGGGCATCACAGCGACCATTCCGCTCACGCTCATCTCCTTTGCCTTCGGTCTCGCCATTGCGCTTCTGCTCGCAATCGTGCGGACGAAGGATGTGCCCGTGCTCTCGACCTTCGCGCGCCTCTATGTCTGGATCTTCCGGGGAACGCCGCTCCTCGTGCAGCTTTTCGTCATTTTTTACGGGCTCCCGAGCATCGGCATCACGCTCGAAGCCTTTCCGTCGGCAATCATCGCCTTTTCGCTCAACGTGGGCGCCTACGCTTCGGAAGCAATTCGCGGCGCCATCGCGGCAGTCCCAAAAGGACAGTTTGACGCCGGCGCCTCCATGGGCATGAATTACCTTCAGATCATGCGGTTCATCATCCTCCCGCAGGCGATCCGGATCGCCTATCCGCCGCTTTTCAACGAATTCATCTCGCTCGTGAAGAGCACGTCTCTTGCTTCATCCATCACGGTGATCGAAATGTTCATGAGCGCGCAGCGGATCGCCGCGCGCACCTATGAGCCCTTCTGGCTCTATCTGGAAGCGGCGGCGATCTACCTTCTCTTTTCAACGGTGCTGACGCGACTTCAGGCGATCGGCGAAAAGCGGCTCAATCGATACAGGCACTGA
- a CDS encoding peptidylprolyl isomerase, translated as MIRFTTNLGVIDIELDPEHAPITCENFENYVKSGFYNGTIFHRVIKGFMIQGGGFEPGMQQKPTNDPIKNEADNGLKNDKYTIAMARTNDPHSATAQFFINVADNDFLNHTAPTGNGWGYAVFGKVVAGQDVVDQIARVRTGTRGWFGDVPVEDVVIEKAEEI; from the coding sequence ATGATTCGCTTCACTACCAATCTCGGCGTCATCGACATTGAACTTGATCCCGAACACGCTCCGATCACCTGCGAAAACTTCGAAAACTATGTGAAGTCGGGCTTCTACAACGGCACGATCTTCCACCGCGTGATCAAGGGCTTCATGATCCAGGGCGGCGGCTTTGAGCCGGGCATGCAGCAGAAGCCCACCAACGATCCGATCAAGAACGAAGCCGACAACGGCCTGAAGAACGACAAGTACACGATCGCGATGGCCCGCACGAACGATCCGCACTCGGCCACCGCGCAGTTCTTCATCAACGTTGCCGACAACGACTTCCTCAACCACACCGCCCCCACGGGCAACGGCTGGGGCTATGCCGTCTTCGGCAAGGTCGTGGCCGGCCAGGACGTGGTCGACCAGATCGCGCGCGTCCGCACGGGCACCCGCGGCTGGTTCGGCGACGTGCCCGTTGAGGACGTCGTCATCGAAAAGGCTGAGGAGATCTGA
- a CDS encoding peptidylprolyl isomerase — MQYRTRLLLPLLPAAAFLAAPLARAAAQEPRVEIETTLGKIVVRLAPDRAPQTVKNFLRYVNEGFYNGTIFHRVIPGFMVQGGGFDETLREKPTHEPIPLEARGGLRNDRYTIAMARTSYPHSATSQFYINVADNDFLNADQAQDGNGYCVFGTVVSGTEVVDKIAAVPTGSRRGMGDVPVTTVKILSAKVLP; from the coding sequence ATGCAGTACCGCACCCGTCTTCTTCTTCCGCTTCTTCCTGCCGCCGCCTTCCTCGCCGCGCCCCTCGCGCGCGCTGCAGCGCAGGAACCGCGCGTTGAAATCGAAACCACTCTCGGCAAGATTGTCGTGCGCCTCGCGCCCGACCGCGCCCCGCAGACGGTGAAGAACTTCCTTCGCTACGTCAATGAAGGCTTCTATAACGGCACGATCTTCCACCGCGTGATCCCGGGCTTTATGGTCCAGGGCGGGGGCTTTGACGAAACGCTTCGCGAAAAGCCCACGCACGAACCCATTCCCCTCGAAGCGCGCGGCGGCCTCAGAAACGACCGCTACACGATCGCCATGGCGCGCACGAGCTACCCGCACTCGGCGACGTCGCAGTTCTACATCAATGTTGCCGACAACGACTTCCTCAATGCCGATCAGGCTCAGGACGGCAACGGCTACTGCGTCTTCGGCACGGTTGTCTCGGGCACCGAAGTGGTCGACAAGATTGCTGCGGTCCCGACGGGAAGCCGCCGCGGAATGGGAGATGTTCCGGTCACGACCGTGAAGATTCTCTCGGCCAAGGTTCTTCCCTGA
- a CDS encoding LysR family transcriptional regulator, which yields MQQPVSEELLRLLSVLYRTQSLSLAASRLDISISTASRMLQGARELFDDKLFTRSSQLMHPTPRMVKLMPQIDRMLEDMATLVGKDSLDPMKAERTIRIAALDCAYTMFVASAIHEARRKSPGLHFSTTPISIDTFAELSAGLVDLIIFGTDCEPVQGNIHVQRLFSAPYCLVVRESHPLVSIFKQKGRLDREDIEPWQVISIATPFSRLVPRSVLPWFDDADQPHGITIPYHAAAIFELLETDLIGEFAEPYARKILSLVPGLALLPFAGFTTYQWAPTLFWHPRTQQDPVMVWLRGLIGLEARRIRDQFHLAP from the coding sequence ATGCAGCAGCCTGTCTCTGAAGAGCTCCTCCGCCTCCTTTCGGTTCTCTACCGCACGCAGTCGCTTTCCCTGGCCGCATCCCGGCTTGACATCAGCATTTCCACCGCGAGCCGAATGCTCCAGGGCGCGCGGGAGCTCTTTGACGACAAGCTCTTTACTCGCTCGAGCCAGCTGATGCACCCGACGCCGCGGATGGTAAAGCTCATGCCGCAGATCGACCGCATGCTCGAAGACATGGCGACACTCGTCGGCAAGGACTCTCTTGATCCGATGAAGGCTGAGCGCACGATCCGCATTGCGGCGCTTGACTGCGCGTATACGATGTTCGTCGCTTCGGCCATTCATGAAGCGCGAAGGAAATCTCCGGGCCTCCATTTCTCAACGACGCCCATCAGCATCGATACGTTCGCCGAACTAAGCGCAGGACTCGTCGACCTCATCATTTTCGGCACCGACTGCGAACCCGTGCAGGGAAACATCCATGTTCAGCGCCTGTTTTCCGCACCCTATTGCCTCGTCGTCCGCGAAAGCCATCCGCTCGTCTCGATCTTTAAGCAGAAAGGCCGGCTCGATCGGGAAGACATCGAGCCCTGGCAGGTGATCTCCATCGCCACGCCTTTCTCCCGCCTCGTCCCTCGTTCGGTCCTTCCCTGGTTCGACGACGCCGATCAGCCGCACGGCATCACCATTCCCTACCATGCCGCCGCCATATTCGAGCTCCTTGAAACGGATTTGATCGGCGAATTCGCCGAGCCCTACGCCCGGAAAATTCTCTCGCTCGTCCCCGGACTCGCATTGCTTCCGTTCGCAGGATTCACCACCTATCAATGGGCGCCCACGCTCTTCTGGCACCCGAGAACGCAGCAGGACCCTGTCATGGTATGGCTGCGCGGGCTCATCGGCCTTGAGGCGCGCCGCATCCGCGACCAATTTCATCTGGCACCCTGA
- a CDS encoding antibiotic biosynthesis monooxygenase family protein, producing the protein MASEYITMNRFKIKPEFADAYLKVWQEADVSAKSMPGLLEFRFFKLDAKKDGYVLFSSFARWQSKEDFLNWTKSEHFRKSHSTGPKNREMYVDRPELECFEVLI; encoded by the coding sequence ATGGCATCCGAATACATCACGATGAACCGCTTCAAGATCAAGCCGGAATTCGCCGACGCGTACCTCAAGGTCTGGCAGGAGGCGGATGTCAGTGCGAAATCCATGCCAGGGCTGCTGGAATTCCGCTTCTTCAAGCTCGATGCGAAGAAGGACGGCTACGTTCTCTTTTCCTCCTTTGCGCGCTGGCAGTCGAAGGAAGACTTCCTCAACTGGACGAAGTCGGAACATTTCAGAAAGTCCCATTCCACGGGACCGAAGAATCGCGAAATGTACGTCGATCGTCCGGAGCTTGAGTGCTTTGAAGTCCTGATCTGA
- a CDS encoding acetyl-CoA carboxylase carboxyltransferase subunit alpha: MAKKVFLEFEHDIEVLEKKIDELRELTETESKSGVSVESEIASLEAKENELVKKIYASLTPWQCSLVARHPARPYTLDYIDEIFTDFHELHGDRAFADDQAIVGGLARLADMNVVVIGHQKGRTLKERTQRNFGMAKPEGYRKALRLMELAEKFDLPVVTFVDTPGAYPGIDAEERGQSEAIGRNLFEMAGLRVPVITCVIGEGGSGGALAIAVADIVMMLQYSTYSVISPEGCASILWKDAGQAPRAAEALALTADRLSKLGLVDRVISEPLGGAHRDPKLMAMNLKQALIDELRALMKLPIDDLLERRAERMRGYGFFDVVAEPQTAADPKDIEDALELRDEGSSQKLGKAAKA; encoded by the coding sequence ATGGCCAAGAAAGTATTCCTTGAATTCGAGCACGACATTGAGGTGCTCGAGAAGAAGATTGATGAACTGCGCGAGCTCACGGAAACGGAGTCGAAGAGCGGCGTATCGGTTGAGAGCGAAATTGCTTCCCTTGAAGCGAAGGAAAATGAGCTCGTCAAGAAGATCTACGCGTCCCTCACGCCCTGGCAGTGCTCGCTCGTCGCACGCCACCCGGCGCGCCCCTATACGCTTGACTACATCGATGAAATCTTCACGGATTTCCATGAACTCCACGGCGACCGCGCGTTTGCAGACGATCAGGCCATCGTGGGCGGTCTCGCGCGTCTTGCCGACATGAATGTCGTCGTGATCGGTCACCAGAAGGGGAGAACGCTTAAGGAACGCACGCAGCGCAATTTCGGCATGGCAAAGCCCGAGGGGTACCGAAAGGCCTTGAGGCTCATGGAGCTTGCCGAGAAGTTTGATCTTCCGGTCGTCACCTTTGTCGATACGCCGGGTGCGTATCCCGGCATCGATGCCGAGGAGCGCGGTCAGTCCGAGGCCATCGGCCGCAATCTCTTTGAAATGGCGGGGCTTCGGGTTCCCGTCATCACCTGCGTGATCGGTGAAGGCGGATCGGGCGGCGCGCTCGCGATTGCCGTGGCCGACATCGTGATGATGCTTCAGTATTCGACCTATTCGGTGATTTCTCCCGAAGGCTGCGCCTCCATTCTCTGGAAGGACGCGGGGCAGGCTCCGCGCGCTGCGGAAGCGCTTGCGCTCACGGCCGACAGGCTCTCGAAGCTCGGCCTTGTCGATCGCGTCATCTCTGAGCCCCTGGGCGGTGCGCACCGTGATCCCAAGCTGATGGCCATGAATCTGAAGCAGGCGCTCATCGATGAACTTCGCGCGCTCATGAAGCTTCCGATTGACGATCTCCTTGAGCGCCGAGCCGAGCGCATGCGCGGCTACGGGTTCTTCGACGTCGTGGCTGAACCGCAGACGGCTGCAGACCCCAAGGATATTGAGGATGCGCTCGAGCTTCGCGACGAAGGCTCCTCGCAGAAGCTCGGGAAGGCTGCAAAGGCTTAA
- a CDS encoding UDP-2,3-diacylglucosamine diphosphatase has protein sequence MTESRPEPSDGMVGRKAPAKGKIPFGMRLFLLINSTLRFFSRSKMDLSQFPPPALAGRTEVEPLTNPVIISDLHLSPTKPKTIMAFVRFMKSVAPRYPELVILGDLFDFWLGDDAHPEAKPVMALLKLHAATGRRVLVMPGNRDFVLGEGFAQAIGAELLRDPIVVEIKGRKVLLAHGDEWCLRDTGYQKFRKITHDPVWQAMMLKKSVAERIEVAKQARSQSETDKAQKSMDVMDVVEGAVAEAAKSAGVDLVIHGHTHRPAAHVFDNYERWVIPDWKLDGVEGAGKSGCITFLDNGRPQIQMF, from the coding sequence ATGACCGAGAGCCGCCCGGAACCGAGCGACGGCATGGTGGGGAGGAAAGCGCCTGCGAAGGGGAAAATCCCCTTCGGCATGCGGCTCTTTCTCCTCATCAATTCCACCCTGCGTTTTTTCAGCAGAAGCAAAATGGACCTTTCACAGTTTCCGCCTCCTGCGCTCGCCGGGCGAACCGAGGTTGAGCCGCTTACCAATCCGGTAATTATTTCGGATCTTCACCTCTCACCCACGAAGCCCAAAACCATCATGGCGTTCGTGCGCTTCATGAAGTCCGTGGCGCCGCGCTATCCGGAACTCGTGATTCTCGGCGACCTTTTCGACTTCTGGCTCGGCGACGACGCGCACCCGGAAGCGAAGCCCGTGATGGCGCTCCTCAAGCTCCATGCGGCAACCGGCCGGCGCGTCCTCGTCATGCCCGGAAACCGCGACTTCGTGCTCGGAGAGGGCTTTGCGCAGGCGATCGGCGCAGAACTCCTTCGCGATCCGATCGTGGTTGAAATCAAGGGCCGCAAGGTGCTTCTCGCGCACGGAGACGAATGGTGCCTGAGAGATACGGGATACCAGAAATTCCGCAAAATCACGCACGATCCGGTGTGGCAGGCGATGATGCTCAAGAAATCCGTTGCCGAACGCATTGAGGTCGCCAAGCAGGCGCGCTCGCAGTCCGAAACCGACAAGGCGCAGAAATCCATGGACGTGATGGACGTGGTCGAAGGCGCCGTGGCCGAAGCCGCAAAGTCTGCGGGCGTGGATCTCGTCATTCACGGACATACGCACCGTCCGGCCGCCCACGTTTTCGACAATTACGAACGCTGGGTGATTCCCGACTGGAAGCTCGACGGCGTCGAGGGCGCGGGAAAGAGCGGCTGCATTACGTTCCTCGACAACGGCAGGCCCCAGATCCAGATGTTCTGA
- a CDS encoding tetratricopeptide repeat protein, whose protein sequence is MRAKPILLSTCAALALGLSFLSAPALAASEMEELAATLHPGDFSPRVEQLLTNGHPAQALELADIGIKRNPRNAQLQFLRTVSLESLGRTEDAAKGLKSLIAAYPEIPEPYNNLAVIEAGFGNLEEAQGLLKKALVINPKFSLAQKNLGDVYLALALECYEAAAPALESNTELQSRLRTLKRISGR, encoded by the coding sequence ATGCGCGCCAAACCAATTCTCCTTTCCACCTGCGCCGCCCTTGCGCTCGGACTTTCCTTCCTGAGCGCGCCCGCTCTGGCCGCTTCGGAAATGGAGGAGCTTGCGGCAACCCTTCACCCGGGCGATTTTTCGCCCAGGGTCGAACAGCTGCTTACGAACGGGCATCCCGCGCAGGCGCTCGAGCTCGCCGACATCGGCATCAAGCGCAATCCCCGGAATGCCCAGCTTCAGTTCCTGCGCACCGTGAGCCTTGAGTCGCTCGGGCGCACCGAAGACGCCGCGAAGGGCCTCAAATCCCTCATCGCGGCCTACCCGGAAATCCCCGAACCCTACAACAACCTCGCCGTCATCGAGGCCGGCTTCGGGAACCTCGAGGAAGCGCAGGGACTGCTCAAGAAGGCGCTCGTCATCAATCCGAAGTTTTCGCTCGCCCAGAAGAATCTCGGCGACGTCTACCTTGCGCTCGCGCTCGAATGCTATGAGGCGGCAGCGCCCGCACTCGAATCGAACACTGAACTTCAGTCGAGACTGAGAACATTGAAGCGCATCAGCGGCCGCTGA
- a CDS encoding IS110 family RNA-guided transposase, producing the protein MTKKHTQTTLDVSIEYSAIGLDLAKYDVSLAAVTLNEGEIICIDRVTYAELYELADKLSPTLFAVEPCCGYSQLALELEARGHEMRVINGKVVKMWIDTHMSGQKTDINDALALARLTADPDLRPIRAKSLEECRIMTVQGVRQQLIGQRTKTLVSFKGFAQTWGIHMPAGRRNLKKMREAVEAKADMMGDAAVSALTTMLDRVKTLDDQIHQLDKDLEALVSANANGRLLKSVMGVGTQIAARFITVVGDVKRFETSRSLVAYIGCVPKNYITGHVNKPRQKKSSAPDLSSKGQGRISRRGDKLLRSLLMQGAACIYMQYCKRQLPDCQLTKWIDKQLAVRKPYGKIMVSLAAKLIRIAWAVLTYGKKFDIHRAGVPRSVLAAMAVQPSNEAAAAA; encoded by the coding sequence ATGACAAAGAAGCATACGCAAACGACGCTTGATGTTTCCATCGAATATTCCGCGATCGGGCTGGACCTTGCCAAATACGACGTTTCCTTGGCAGCGGTGACGCTCAACGAGGGAGAAATTATTTGTATCGACCGCGTGACTTATGCTGAGCTCTATGAGCTTGCCGACAAGCTCTCCCCGACGCTGTTTGCAGTTGAACCGTGCTGCGGCTACTCGCAGCTTGCCCTTGAGCTCGAGGCTCGCGGCCATGAGATGCGCGTTATCAACGGCAAAGTCGTCAAGATGTGGATCGACACGCATATGTCGGGCCAGAAAACCGACATCAACGATGCGCTCGCGCTTGCCCGGCTGACGGCCGATCCGGATCTTCGGCCTATTCGCGCGAAATCTCTCGAAGAATGCCGCATTATGACGGTGCAGGGCGTGCGTCAGCAGCTGATCGGACAACGTACGAAGACGCTCGTCAGCTTCAAGGGCTTTGCCCAGACCTGGGGAATCCACATGCCTGCCGGCAGGCGCAATCTCAAAAAGATGCGTGAAGCCGTGGAAGCTAAGGCAGACATGATGGGCGACGCAGCTGTCTCTGCTCTGACGACGATGCTTGACCGCGTGAAGACGCTCGATGATCAAATTCATCAGCTCGACAAGGACCTTGAAGCACTGGTCAGCGCCAATGCCAACGGCAGGCTGCTGAAGAGCGTCATGGGCGTCGGCACTCAGATCGCCGCCCGCTTCATTACGGTTGTCGGCGATGTAAAACGGTTTGAAACGTCACGCTCGCTTGTTGCCTACATCGGATGCGTGCCGAAAAATTACATTACGGGGCATGTGAATAAGCCCAGACAAAAGAAGAGCTCTGCTCCCGACCTGAGCAGCAAGGGCCAGGGGCGAATCAGCCGCCGCGGCGACAAATTGCTGAGATCCCTGCTGATGCAGGGTGCGGCCTGCATCTACATGCAGTACTGCAAGAGGCAGCTGCCCGACTGCCAGCTCACAAAGTGGATTGACAAGCAGCTGGCGGTGAGGAAGCCCTACGGCAAGATCATGGTGTCGCTGGCGGCGAAACTCATCCGGATCGCATGGGCGGTGCTCACCTACGGCAAAAAGTTCGACATCCACAGAGCGGGCGTCCCCCGCTCGGTGCTGGCGGCGATGGCCGTTCAACCCAGCAATGAGGCTGCCGCTGCAGCATGA